In one Vicia villosa cultivar HV-30 ecotype Madison, WI unplaced genomic scaffold, Vvil1.0 ctg.000236F_1_1_1, whole genome shotgun sequence genomic region, the following are encoded:
- the LOC131625741 gene encoding uncharacterized protein LOC131625741, whose amino-acid sequence MHAFKDKVTQKLSHLFSNNSPASSSPQASSYPKEGKPVSSYLSYIIPSIYFDGSNSSKNQHDRKATRSSSGYNYENFEYQDVSSDKYVDCDTANNSPDLTKDENTNEDRTSTRNSSTRNSSSCSSEVYEEANGQTPNRSKKSTLNLSDDSTFISPELHEFFESCLPNIVKGRQWVLLYSTLKHGISLRTLIRKSAEIPGPGLLIVGDKKGAVFGGLLDCPLKPSAKRKYQGTNQTFVFTTLYGEPRLFRPTGANRYYFMCLNDLLGLGGGGNFALCLDGDLLNGTSGPCDTFGNQCLAHSPEFEPKNIELWGFTHAMHG is encoded by the exons ATGCACGCTTTCAAAGACAAAGTCACACAGAAGCTTTCGCATCTCTTTTCCAATAATTCCCCTGCCTCCTCTTCTCCTCAG GCTAGTTCCTATCCTAAAGAAGGTAAACCTGTATCTTCATATTTATCATACATTATCCCATCAATCTACTTTGATGGATCTAACTCAAGCAAGAATCAACATGATCGTAAAGCAACTCGTTCATCTTCTGGATATAATTATGAGAATTTTGAGTATCAAGATGTTTCATCGGATAAATATGTCGATTGTGATACCGCAAATAACAGCCCAGATTTAACGAAAGATGAAAATACCAATGAAGACCGAACCTCTACAAGGAATAGTTCTACAAGGAATAGTAGTAGTTGTAGTTCTGAGGTTTATGAAGAAGCAAACGGGCAAACTCCAAATCGGTCAAAGAAGTCTACACTCAATCTTTCAGACGACTCTACTTTTATATCTCCAGAGTTGCATGAATTTTTCGAATCATGCCTCCCTAATATTGTAAAAGGACGTCAATGGGTTTTACTTTATAG TACGTTGAAACATGGAATATCGCTTCGTACACTTATTCGCAAAAGTGCTGAAATTCCTGGTCCTGGTTTGCTG ATTGTTGGAGATAAGAAAGGTGCTGTGTTTGGCGGGCTGCTAGATTGCCCCTTGAAACCATCAGCAAAGAGAAAATATCAA GGGACAAACCAAACTTTTGTGTTTACAACTCTATACGGTGAGCCAAGGCTGTTTCGACCTACTG GTGCAAATCGTTACTACTTCATGTGTTTGAATGACTTACTTGGACTTGGCGGTGGGGGTAATTTTGCTCTATGCTTAGATGGAGATTT GTTAAATGGAACTAGTGGACCTTGTGATACATTTGGAAACCAATGTCTAGCTCATAGTCCAGAGTTTGAGCCGAAGAATATTGAG TTGTGGGGATTTACACATGCTATGCACGGATAA
- the LOC131625742 gene encoding uncharacterized protein LOC131625742 → MLQDVFDPPLPSNSNPDQQQHQHHQNQHQQQQQLSVDEISSPLSAAQIFELCNPELFPEALQNSEVTSSSNCCYEENSSYATNILDVETKFNNVETKFNNSNSNNTVVVTTPTSTNNINNNNNNNNSNNSNNLSVIFDSQEEIDNDISASIDFSLSPSFNVPSFLPVTSTQQVEQFDFNSHVQQLTACSSVEGFSQYHNPNDSVAPLMGAPLSLPPVFEEDCITSVPSYVPLNPSSPSCNYLSPAGMAGFMPNGPLTTALSTDSSGLFGGNILLGPELQTQEIDYQGDSGRIYCADPIQRVFNPPDLQALNTENQQLVAGSGSSANLTPEISNLEDSTFKVGKLSVEERKEKIHRYMKKRNERNFSKKIKYACRKTLADSRPRVRGRFAKNDDFGEAQRTASGNHEEEDEEEVVVKEEDDMVDSSDIFAHISGVNSFKCNYSIQSWI, encoded by the exons ATGTTGCAGGATGTTTTTGATCCGCCACTCCCATCAAATTCAAATCcagatcaacaacaacatcagcatCATCAAAATCAACATCAACAACAGCAGCAACTCTCCGTT GATGAAATTTCAAGCCCTCTTAGCGCCGCGCAAATTTTCGAGCTATGTAACCCTGAGTTATTTCCGGAAGCTTTGCAGAATTCTGAGGTTACATCAAGCTCGAATTGTTGCTATGAAGAGAATTCCTCGTATGCGACAAATATATTAGATGTAGAAACCAAGTTCAATAACGTAGAAACTAAGTTCAATAATAGCAATAGCAATAACACAGTAGTCGTCACAACTCCAACTAgcaccaacaacatcaacaataacaataacaataacaattccAACAATAGCAATAATCTATCTGTTATCTTTGATTCGCAAGAAGAAATCGACAATGACATATCTGCCTCCATAGATTTCTCACTATCACCATCTTTCAATGTTCCTTCATTCCTTCCAGTAACATCAACACAGCAAGTAGAACAATTTGATTTCAATTCTCATGTTCAACAGTTAACCGCATGTTCATCGGTCGAAGGCTTTTCACAGTATCATAATCCGAATGATTCAGTTGCACCTCTTATGGGAGCTCCATTATCATTACCACCTGTTTTTGAAGAGGATTGCATAACTTCTGTGCCTTCTTATGTTCCTTTGAATCCTTCATCTCCTTCTTGCAATTATCTTAGTCCTGCTGGAATGGCCGGGTTCATGCCTAATGGCCCTCTTACCACTGCTTTGTCTACTGATAGTTCTGGTTTGTTTGGTGGAAACATTCTTCTCGGTCCTGAACTTCAGACACAAGAAATTGATTATCAAGGAGATAGTGGTAGAATTTATTGCGCAGATCCTATTCAGAGGGTGTTTAACCCTCCTGATCTTCAG GCTCTTAATACTGAGAATCAACAACTAGTAGCTGGTTCTGGAAGTTCTGCTAATTTAACACCAGAAATCTCAAACTTGGAAGACTCGACTTTCAAAGTTGGAAAGCTTTCGGTTGAAGAAAGGAAGGAAAAGATTCATAGATACATGaagaaaagaaatgaaagaaactTCAGCAAGAAAATTAAG TATGCATGCCGCAAAACACTGGCTGATAGCAGACCTCGAGTTAGAGGACGGTTCGCAAAGAATGATGATTTCGGAGAGGCACAAAGAACTGCTAGTGGAAatcatgaagaagaagatgaagaagag GTAGTTGTGAAAGAGGAAGATGATATGGTTGATTCTTCAGATATATTTGCTCATATCAGTGGAGTGAACTCATTCAAATGCAACTATTCAATTCAATCATGGATTTAA